The Puniceicoccus vermicola genomic sequence TATCGACTCGGATACGTTCGTCGATTGGGTCGAGATACTCGTCCGTAGGAGTTCCTGGGAGTTTCTCCGAGGTCAAACGAAAGTCATGGTCGGCAAGGTTTGTGAACCAGGCGGGGTCTCCTGCCGTATAGAAACTCTGAGAATCCTGCCGGGTCGCCTCTTTCCAGTCCTGGAAGTTCAGGAATGTGATGCCTTTACGATTCGAGGTTTTGAGCCAAGTGACTCTGGCGCCGGCGATTCCGTAGAGATTGTAGTTCGAGTGAATGTTTTTGTATTTATCGGGTGCTGCCTGATCATTCAAATGGAACATGAAAAAGCTTCCATTTGGTTTGTAGATGAGGGAGTTCTCGTAGGTGGTCGGGCCGCGGTAGTTCCAAAGACTACTGAAGCCGTCTGCCCCTCTTTGAGAGAGGTCGAGCAGCTTCTGGGGGACGGATTCCAAGTCGAAAACGTGTGTGTTGTTCACATAGTAAATCTCCGTCCCTTCCTTGTGGTAATCGCCGATCTGAACATTGAAAAAAATGTTGTTTGCGAAGAGCAAGCGGCTCCCTGTGGAGCCGGAAGCTCCTGGGGTTTTTAGAAAAGTTGCATTCTCGAGGATGTTTCGTTCAACCCGGAAAAAACGGTTGTGAAACTCGGGTTCTTTGCGGCGGAATCCGATGTCAAAGCATGCGTCCATGGCCGGTCGTAACCAATTGCGGACGACGTTGTTGAACAGCATGCCATTGGAAGGGGAATGGATGAGGATGGCATCTTGATTTCGTGAGGTTTCATCCGTTTCGGTTCCGTTGTGGATATAGGTATTCTGAATGACCTGCCAGCCGGGGATTCTCGGGTGCTCGGCCCAGATGCCGGTTCCGTTTTTTCCGTGCTTTCCGGTTTCCCCGTTGTTTAGCCAGATTCCTCCCCCGCACCGGAAGTATCCGTCTCCGTCAAAGTCGGTGC encodes the following:
- a CDS encoding right-handed parallel beta-helix repeat-containing protein, which codes for MAALLGIAWLSSSATSCVKQKQNPGKSASTPDPSSETHEYQWNRADDLIPRAGEYTNAYMSDWSTLPTADEITLRTVPQIQPTDVLGEDSKRVWEDEDQVHIEGLHLSVRWNQNIPQKEGTTLFLIRNAKEVIIENISISYSDPDYRTWDGIRIEGADRVTVRNVRLKGPVHSFHLRIEGCKDVLVENVEIEGTDFDGDGYFRCGGGIWLNNGETGKHGKNGTGIWAEHPRIPGWQVIQNTYIHNGTETDETSRNQDAILIHSPSNGMLFNNVVRNWLRPAMDACFDIGFRRKEPEFHNRFFRVERNILENATFLKTPGASGSTGSRLLFANNIFFNVQIGDYHKEGTEIYYVNNTHVFDLESVPQKLLDLSQRGADGFSSLWNYRGPTTYENSLIYKPNGSFFMFHLNDQAAPDKYKNIHSNYNLYGIAGARVTWLKTSNRKGITFLNFQDWKEATRQDSQSFYTAGDPAWFTNLADHDFRLTSEKLPGTPTDEYLDPIDERIRVDRDFSGKIRTPENISFGAFLPL